Proteins encoded in a region of the Triticum dicoccoides isolate Atlit2015 ecotype Zavitan chromosome 3A, WEW_v2.0, whole genome shotgun sequence genome:
- the LOC119266774 gene encoding Bowman-Birk type wound-induced proteinase inhibitor WIP1-like, whose amino-acid sequence MKSSTLMVIMVLQATLVMGIFILPDMCNGDVHATSVGEGKAIDLNLGKLRCCINCNSSSGLYTCDDVVKICDPVCKRCAVVKKNLVKEFRCTDTFLGLCENPCKNH is encoded by the coding sequence ATGAAGAGCAGCACGCTGATGGTGATCATGGTCCTCCAGGCCACTCTGGTCATGGGGATCTTTATCCTCCCGGACATGTGCAACGGAGATGTGCATGCAACGTCCGTGGGTGAGGGCAAGGCCATCGACCTCAACCTGGGCAAGCTAAGGTGCTGCATCAACTGCAACTCCTCCTCGGGCCTCTACACATGCGATGACGTCGTGAAGATATGCGACCCTGTCTGCAAGCGATGCGCCGTTGTGAAGAAGAACCTTGTCAAGGAGTTCAGGTGCACCGACACCTTCCTCGGTCTGTGCGAAAATCCGTGCAAGAACCACTGA